From a region of the Methanobrevibacter sp. V74 genome:
- a CDS encoding radical SAM protein → MNEHNGSRFAHITKAHPCFNEKMHDKVGRAHVPVAPKCNIFCNFCTRDINNEEDRPGVASCIMKPDDAITHINDVTADGPISVVGVAGPGDSLANEETFEFFEKLAAEQPDLIKCMSTNGLLLPKYADKLAEIGVNSVTVTINAINPDIAVDIYSFIKYEGKVYKGYDAVKILIKNQLDGVEKAAANGMVVKVNSVLIPGLNDEHIVEIAKEVKKRGAALMNVLPLIPLGKMKHYQRPDCSMMEKVREEVEEIIPVFRACTQCRADAYGIPGKKSEDRHLGMTPQSHY, encoded by the coding sequence ATGAATGAACACAATGGTTCAAGATTTGCACATATAACAAAAGCACATCCATGCTTTAATGAAAAAATGCATGATAAAGTCGGAAGAGCACATGTACCAGTTGCACCAAAGTGCAATATCTTTTGCAACTTCTGTACGAGAGATATTAATAATGAGGAAGATAGGCCTGGTGTAGCTAGTTGTATAATGAAGCCTGATGATGCGATAACTCATATTAATGATGTAACTGCAGATGGTCCAATTTCAGTTGTAGGTGTTGCTGGACCTGGAGATTCACTGGCTAATGAGGAAACATTTGAGTTTTTTGAAAAATTGGCAGCAGAACAACCAGATTTAATTAAATGTATGAGTACAAATGGATTATTGCTTCCAAAATATGCAGATAAACTTGCAGAAATTGGAGTTAATTCTGTCACTGTTACTATTAATGCAATTAATCCAGATATTGCTGTAGATATTTATTCATTCATTAAATATGAAGGAAAAGTTTACAAAGGATATGATGCCGTTAAAATTTTAATCAAAAATCAATTGGATGGTGTTGAAAAAGCAGCGGCTAATGGAATGGTTGTTAAAGTCAATTCTGTTTTAATCCCGGGATTAAACGACGAACATATTGTTGAAATAGCTAAAGAAGTTAAAAAACGTGGTGCTGCTTTAATGAATGTTTTACCGTTGATCCCATTAGGTAAAATGAAACATTATCAACGTCCAGACTGTTCTATGATGGAAAAAGTCAGAGAAGAAGTTGAAGAAATTATACCAGTGTTTAGAGCATGCACTCAATGTAGGGCGGATGCTTATGGAATTCCTGGTAAGAAAAGTGAAGACCGCCATTTAGGAATGACTCCCCAAAGTCATTACTAA
- a CDS encoding metallophosphoesterase: MTKIGIVSDTHVGEENIEILENVSKHFKGVDLILHAGDVTQQKVLNELSTIAPVIAVKGNADSLDLNLTEIIIVNNFKIALNHGMDLSDNYEKLYEFGKSQGADIVITGHTHKPHFKFTNNMCLVNPGSLNKPIDSKASVAILNIDKEEKLISNIKVNIIELEE; encoded by the coding sequence ATGACTAAAATCGGAATTGTTTCAGATACCCATGTTGGTGAAGAGAATATTGAAATTCTTGAAAATGTAAGTAAACATTTTAAAGGTGTAGATTTAATCCTCCATGCAGGAGATGTAACTCAACAAAAAGTACTGAATGAATTGAGTACAATCGCTCCAGTTATTGCGGTTAAAGGTAATGCAGATAGTCTTGATTTAAATTTGACTGAAATTATAATCGTGAATAATTTTAAAATAGCTTTAAATCATGGTATGGACCTTTCAGATAATTATGAGAAATTATATGAATTTGGCAAATCACAAGGGGCGGACATTGTAATTACCGGTCACACCCACAAACCACATTTTAAATTTACTAATAATATGTGTTTAGTTAATCCTGGAAGTTTAAATAAACCTATTGACTCCAAAGCTTCTGTAGCAATATTAAATATTGATAAAGAAGAAAAATTAATAAGTAATATTAAAGTTAATATTATTGAATTAGAGGAGTAG
- a CDS encoding manganese-dependent inorganic pyrophosphatase: MVKTYVFGHKSPDSDSITSSIVMANLENELGNTDAKAYRLGNINKETEFILNFLDIDAPELLDDVVDGANVILVDHNSPAESVDNLENANILKVVDHHKLALATSYPLFLRFEPVGCTETILFKLYGENEVEISKEIATLMLSAIISDTLLLKSPTTTEDDKIAVEKLAKIAEVDAEEYGLEMLKAGTDLSSFTIDEILALDAKQIDFKDVKSIVNQVNTADINDVMAMKDDLEEGINKVIDKENLDLFMLLITDIVNSNSQVIALGKNAELVEKAYNVKLDNNTVLLEGVVSRKKQVVPIMTESA; this comes from the coding sequence ATGGTTAAAACTTACGTTTTTGGACATAAAAGTCCGGATAGTGATTCCATAACATCAAGTATTGTTATGGCTAACTTAGAAAATGAATTAGGTAATACTGACGCTAAAGCGTATAGATTAGGAAATATTAATAAGGAAACGGAATTTATCTTAAATTTTTTAGATATTGATGCACCTGAACTTTTAGACGATGTTGTAGATGGGGCAAATGTCATATTGGTTGACCATAACTCTCCAGCGGAATCAGTTGATAATTTAGAAAATGCAAATATCTTAAAAGTTGTTGATCATCATAAATTAGCATTAGCTACTTCATATCCATTGTTCTTAAGATTTGAACCTGTAGGTTGTACTGAAACTATTTTATTTAAATTATATGGGGAAAATGAAGTTGAAATCTCAAAAGAAATAGCTACCTTAATGTTGTCTGCTATTATTTCAGACACTTTACTTCTAAAATCTCCAACAACTACTGAAGATGATAAAATTGCTGTTGAAAAACTTGCTAAAATTGCTGAAGTCGATGCTGAAGAGTATGGTTTAGAAATGCTTAAAGCAGGCACTGATTTGAGTAGCTTCACAATTGATGAAATTTTAGCTCTAGATGCAAAACAAATTGATTTTAAAGATGTCAAATCAATTGTAAATCAAGTTAATACTGCAGATATTAATGATGTAATGGCGATGAAGGATGATTTGGAAGAAGGCATTAATAAGGTAATAGATAAGGAAAATCTTGATTTATTCATGCTTTTGATTACTGATATTGTAAATAGCAATTCTCAAGTTATAGCATTAGGTAAAAATGCAGAGTTAGTTGAAAAAGCGTATAATGTGAAACTTGACAATAATACCGTATTGTTGGAAGGTGTTGTTTCACGTAAAAAACAAGTAGTACCTATCATGACTGAAAGCGCTTAA
- the mtnA gene encoding S-methyl-5-thioribose-1-phosphate isomerase, translating into MKTLEWEGNKLKLIDQRKLPDELTHMYCDNYQDVIVAIKNMIVRGAPAIGVAAAFGMALADIHGVDLDKAADEIKSARPTAVNLFWAVDRVLHSKDVLSEALKMYEEDMITNRAIGKFGAEIINDGDTILTHCNAGALACVDYGTALGVFRAANDAGKNINVICDETRPRGQGASLSVWEMQQENIPVKLIPDVASGYLMSQGKIDKVVIGADRIARGGVVNKVGSFMVALAAKHHDIPFYVAAPYSTFDNEISIYDTVIEERDGDEVRYYGGARICPENTEVINPAFDITPKELITGIITEKGIINPI; encoded by the coding sequence ATGAAAACACTTGAATGGGAAGGCAATAAATTAAAACTTATTGATCAAAGAAAACTTCCAGATGAGTTAACTCACATGTATTGTGATAATTATCAGGATGTTATTGTGGCAATTAAAAATATGATTGTACGTGGCGCTCCTGCAATTGGGGTGGCCGCTGCTTTTGGAATGGCACTTGCAGATATTCATGGCGTTGATCTAGATAAAGCAGCTGATGAGATTAAATCCGCAAGACCAACGGCGGTTAATTTATTTTGGGCAGTTGATAGGGTATTGCACAGTAAAGATGTGCTGTCTGAAGCATTAAAAATGTATGAGGAGGATATGATCACAAACAGAGCCATTGGCAAATTTGGTGCTGAAATTATTAATGATGGAGATACTATTTTAACTCATTGTAATGCAGGAGCTTTAGCATGCGTTGATTATGGAACTGCTTTAGGAGTATTTAGAGCGGCAAATGATGCTGGAAAAAATATTAATGTAATTTGTGATGAAACTCGTCCACGTGGTCAAGGTGCAAGCCTTAGTGTTTGGGAAATGCAGCAAGAAAATATTCCTGTAAAATTAATTCCGGATGTAGCTTCAGGATATCTGATGTCACAGGGAAAAATTGATAAAGTTGTCATCGGCGCTGATAGGATTGCTCGCGGCGGTGTTGTAAATAAAGTGGGTTCGTTTATGGTTGCATTAGCTGCAAAACATCATGACATTCCGTTTTATGTGGCGGCTCCATATTCTACATTTGATAATGAAATTTCAATTTATGATACTGTCATCGAAGAAAGAGATGGAGATGAAGTTAGATATTATGGTGGAGCAAGAATTTGTCCTGAAAATACTGAAGTAATTAATCCTGCATTTGATATAACTCCAAAAGAATTAATCACAGGCATCATTACCGAAAAAGGAATTATCAATCCAATTTAG
- a CDS encoding class I SAM-dependent methyltransferase family protein: MKCVKVPLRQLNDTRIKLMEKGLMSMEYRIKSQDDFGYIPITEDISNYEIVDMDLEPIQKVPHNFSQLLEGELSHEEIENLRTSFDTIGDIVILEIPDELADRKQLIGDAALKFTKRKTVYMKKSAIKGTTRVRDLEFLSGNDDSITIHKEHGARLKLDVREVYFSPRLATERKRVMENVENGEKILDMFCGIGPFPIVIAKNKNVNITAVDINKDAIYYLDENIKLNKLKGSITTYCGDIREVSKNLKTPFDRIIMNLPGLAYTFLDVSVNLIKDGGIINYYEFSDSYEQGIKRLENACCEVGKEVEIVNTRKVKSTSPGEWHIAIDGKITSKKLKKKEIKVS; the protein is encoded by the coding sequence ATGAAATGTGTAAAAGTTCCATTAAGACAATTAAATGACACCCGTATAAAACTAATGGAAAAAGGTCTAATGAGCATGGAGTATAGAATAAAATCACAGGATGACTTTGGATATATTCCAATAACTGAAGACATTAGCAATTATGAAATTGTTGATATGGATTTAGAGCCAATACAAAAAGTTCCACACAATTTTTCCCAATTGCTTGAAGGAGAGCTATCACATGAAGAAATTGAGAATTTGAGAACCTCATTTGATACGATTGGAGATATTGTTATTTTAGAAATTCCTGATGAATTAGCAGATAGAAAACAGCTCATTGGAGATGCGGCTTTAAAATTTACAAAAAGAAAAACAGTCTATATGAAAAAAAGCGCAATTAAAGGAACCACAAGAGTACGGGATTTGGAATTTTTATCTGGAAATGATGATTCAATAACAATTCATAAAGAGCATGGCGCTAGGCTAAAATTAGATGTTCGTGAAGTTTATTTCTCACCTAGGCTTGCAACTGAAAGAAAACGAGTGATGGAAAATGTTGAAAATGGTGAAAAGATATTAGATATGTTTTGCGGGATTGGGCCTTTTCCTATTGTTATTGCAAAAAACAAAAATGTTAATATAACTGCAGTAGATATCAATAAAGATGCCATTTATTATCTGGATGAAAATATCAAGTTAAATAAATTAAAAGGCAGCATAACTACTTACTGCGGAGATATAAGGGAAGTTAGCAAAAATTTAAAAACACCATTTGATAGAATTATTATGAACTTGCCCGGCCTTGCCTATACTTTCCTTGATGTTAGTGTCAATTTAATTAAAGACGGAGGAATAATTAATTATTATGAATTTTCTGATTCATATGAACAGGGAATAAAACGTCTGGAAAATGCTTGCTGTGAAGTTGGAAAAGAAGTTGAAATAGTCAATACCCGTAAAGTCAAATCAACAAGCCCCGGTGAGTGGCATATAGCTATTGATGGAAAAATAACTTCAAAAAAATTAAAGAAGAAAGAAATAAAAGTTTCTTAA